The Coffea eugenioides isolate CCC68of chromosome 8, Ceug_1.0, whole genome shotgun sequence genome has a segment encoding these proteins:
- the LOC113779909 gene encoding kelch repeat-containing protein At3g27220-like has product MGRPTAAIAKQHKTTAAKKLLLPCIIGLLGFALIADLLWAASSPSPASSSSAPFIVISHSPFPNHTHSAAAPFKDKDAADKHVKTNQRLLSATFSDLPAPLLEWEKMAPAPVPRLDGAAIQIGHLLYVFAGYRTIDYVHSHVDIYNFTDNTWGGRFDMPKEMAHSHLGMVTDGRYIYVVTGQYGPQCRGPTARTFVLDTQTKQWSNMPPLPLPRYAPATQLWRERLHVMGGSKENRHTPGLEHWSIAVKDGKALEEEWRTEVPIPRGGPHRACVVVDDRLYVIGGQEGDFMAKPGSPIFKCSRRNEVVYGDVYMLDDDMKWKVLPPMPKPDSHIEFAWKIVNNSIIIVGGTTEKHPETKKITLVGEVFRFQLDTLKWSVVGKLPYRVKTTLVGFWNGWLYFTSGQRDRGPDDPAPRKIIGEMWRTKLHL; this is encoded by the exons ATGGGGAGGCCAACGGCAGCTATCGCCAAGCAGCATAAAACCACCGCCGCCAAGAAATTGCTGTTGCCCTGCATAATAGGCCTACTGGGTTTTGCTCTAATCGCAGATCTACTTTGGGCCgcttcttctccttctcctgCCTCCTCCTCCTCTGCGCCCTTCATCGTCATCTCCCATTCTCCCTTCCCCAATCACACCCATTCCGCTGCCGCTCCCTTCAAG GACAAGGACGCTGCTGACAAACATGTAAAGACCAATCAGAGGTTACTATCAGCTACCTTTTCTGATTTGCCAGCTCCCCTCTTGGAATGGGAGAAGATGGCCCCTGCCCCCGTCCCTCGTCTTGATGGTGCTGCCATTCAGATCGGCCATCTCCTTTATGTCTTTGCCGGATACAGAACCATTGATTAT GTGCATTCTCATGTGGACATTTACAACTTTACCGACAATACATGGGGAGGAAGGTTTGATATGCCTAAAGAGATGGCCCATTCACATTTGGGTATGGTAACAGATGGGAGGTATATTTATGTAGTTACTGGGCAATATGGCCCTCAGTGTAGAGGGCCTACTGCACGAACATTTGTGCTTGACACACAGACGAAGCAGTGGAGCAACATGCCTCCTCTACCTCTCCCTAG GTATGCACCTGCAACTCAACTCTGGAGGGAAAGACTACATGTGATGGGTGGCAGCAAAGAGAATCGTCATACACCTGGATTAGAGCATTGGAGTATTGCGGTAAAAGATGGCAAAGCTTTAGAGGAGGAGTGGCGGACTGAGGTTCCCATACCCCGTGGTGGACCTCACAG GGCTTGTGTCGTGGTTGATGATCGATTGTATGTCATAGGCGGTCAAGAGGGTGATTTTATGGCAAAGCCTGGGTCTCCTATTTTTAAGTGCTCTCGCAGGAATGAG GTTGTCTATGGTGATGTTTACATGCTGGATGATGATATGAAGTGGAAGGTCTTACCGCCTATGCCAAAGCCTGATTCACACATAGAGTTTGCTTGGAAAATTGTGAATAATTCAATCATTATTGTTGGAGGCACAACAGAGAAGCACCCTGAAACAAAGAAGATTACACTTGTTGGAGAAGTATTCCGGTTTCAGTTAGATACACTG AAATGGTCAGTCGTGGGAAAGCTTCCTTATCGAGTGAAAACTACTCTTGTTGGCTTTTGGAATGGATGGTTGTACTTCACTTCTGGACAACGAGACAGGGGACCTGATGATCCAGCACCAAGGAAGATCATTGGGGAAATGTGGAGAACTAAGTTACACTTATGA
- the LOC113780506 gene encoding uncharacterized protein LOC113780506, whose amino-acid sequence MRPVGCPRYFFKHIANWYGGACYVVTIPSYRSPSSSISLYEFLRWCSVTPTFIIHGLVNYFIGLEGVMELLEESFPEVEIAIAHGKVRPSEFFVYVSMIVNLTGASCKRRDQLRQIEHDKIVTLLDSGDIISGKGKNQETSLARPGDTRWGSHYLTLLRLSSMWASVIGILGNIQDDATTSDNRGMARGLIDRMNDYEFVFALHLMKYLLGITNDLSLVLQQRDQNIVQAMSLIDTMKSQLQDFREEGWQIILDEVNNFCQLNMIPVIDMEDSIAIRGNARRSRRGQTITNFHHYRVEIFCEVVDLIIQEMNNRFSEVSTELLSCIACLDPKSSFSQFNVQKLLRLADLYPEDFSSNDYLYLESQLRNYIYNVQRDPQFSEVGDLGSLAQQMVKTGKNTVFPLVYRLIQLALVLPVATASVERVFSAMNIVKTDLRNKMGDEWMNDCLVVYIEKDIFATIENEQILQRFQRMKTRRMQLPPLRYSSATTTNTSSVNQ is encoded by the exons ATGAGACCTGTTGGTTGTCCCCGTTACTTTTTCAAGCATATAGCTAATTGGTATGGTGGTGCCTGTTATGTTGTTACTATTCCTTCTTATCGTTCACCATCCAGCAGTATCAG TTTGTACGAGTTTCTTAGATGGTGTTCAGTTACACCGACATTTATTATTCATGGACTTGTGAACTATTTTATAGGGCTTGAAGGAGTCATGGAGCTTCTTGAAGAATCGTTTCCAGAGGTTGAAATAGCTATTGCTCATGGAAAG GTCCGACCCAGTGAATTCTTTGTCTATGTCTCTATGATTGTCAATTTAACTGGAGCATCATGTAAAAGGAGAGATCAATTAAGACAAATAGAACATGATAAGATTGTTACACTTTTAGACAGTGGAGATATTATTAGTGGAAAAggcaaaaatcaagaaactagtTTAGCAAGACCAGGGGATACTCGTTGGGGATCACACTATCTAACATTACTTCGTCTATCCTCTATGTGGGCTTCGGTGATTGGAATATTGGGAAATATACAAGATGATGCCACCACTTCTGACAATAGAGGTATGGCCAGGGGTTTGATTGATAGAATGAATGATTATGAATTTGTTTTTGCATTGCACCTGATGAAGTATTTATTGGGAATCACAAATGACTTGTCACTTGTTTTGCAACAAAGGGATCAAAATATTGTCCAAGCCATGAGTTTGATTGATACTATGAAATCTCAATTGCAAGACTTTAGGGAAGAGGGATGGCAAATAATTTTAGATGAAGTCAACAATTTTTGTCAGTTGAATATGATTCCCGTGATTGATATGGAAGACAGTATAGCAATCCGTGGCAATGCCAGGCGCAGTCGCAGAGGTCAAACCATCACTAATTTTCATCATTATCGCGTGGAAATTTTTTGTGAg GTTGTTGATTTAATTATACAAGAGATGAATAATCGTTTCTCGGAAGTTAGCACGGAATTGCTTAGTTGCATAGCATGTCTTGATCCAAAAAGTTCTTTCTCTCAATTCAATGTGCAGAAACTACTCCGTCTTGCTGATTTATATCCTGAAGACTTCTCAAGTAACGATTATTTATATCTTGAGTCTCAACTTcgaaattatatttataatgtGCAACGCGATCCTCAATTTTCAGAAGTTGGAGATTTGGGAAGTCTTGCTCAACAAATGGTTAAAACTGGTAAAAATACAGTTTTTCCATTGGTTTATCGTCTGATCCAGTTGGCATTAGTTCTACCAGTTGCGACTGCTTCTGTTGAAAGAGTATTTTCTGCAATGAATATTGTCAAGACTGATTTGCGCAACAAAATGGGAGACGAGTGGATGAATGACTGTCTGGTTGTATACATCGAGAAGGATATTTTTGCAACAATTGAAAATGAGCAAATATTGCAGCGTTTTCAACGGATGAAGACTCGCAGAATGCAATTGCCTCCTCTTCGTTATTCGAGTGCAACAACTACCAATACTTCAAGTGTTaatcaataa
- the LOC113781731 gene encoding VQ motif-containing protein 19-like: MGQSPPELGTYFQVDKTTFRELVQKLTGATGNSTNKPPEIQSPSTSPKRHGHIDPPGVRRSPLKLRERRQQTAMRKMEIKLGLKAAGESVSQPDSPGCPPTPVHSPMTPLGRNSVVSTRVGTESPPSEEERAIAEKGFYLHPSPRKPEPPELLTLFPLTSPR, from the coding sequence ATGGGACAGTCACCGCCGGAACTAGGAACATATTTTCAGGTAGACAAAACCACCTTTAGAGAACTAGTCCAGAAGTTAACCGGAGCAACCGGTAACTCCACCAACAAACCACCGGAAATCCAAAGCCCCTCAACTTCACCAAAACGCCACGGCCATATTGACCCACCCGGTGTTCGTAGGTCACCGCTCAAGCTTCGAGAAAGAAGGCAACAAACTGCCATGCGTAAAATGGAGATCAAACTCGGCCTTAAAGCAGCTGGTGAATCAGTGAGTCAGCCCGACTCTCCTGGCTGCCCGCCGACGCCAGTGCATAGCCCCATGACGCCACTCGGGCGTAACTCAGTGGTCTCCACCCGAGTTGGGACCGAGTCACCACCCTCTGAGGAGGAAAGAGCTATTGCGGAGAAGGGCTTTTATTTGCATCCCTCCCCAAGAAAACCGGAGCCGCCGGAGCTGTTAACTTTGTTCCCGTTGACATCTCCAAGATAA
- the LOC113781614 gene encoding vacuolar protein sorting-associated protein 51 homolog, with protein MVLPGIVLLLAQLSLFIEQSAIPRITEEIASSFSSGGARGYEYGPAFIPAVICRTFRVAGEKCLDHVWIFGSSFALLVLAQKLSLSMCKIVTFV; from the exons ATGGTCCTTCCTGGGATTGTTCTTCTGCTTGCTCAACTATCTCTTTTCATTGAGCAAAGTGCTATCCCAAGAATTACCGAG GAAATagcttcttccttttcttctggTGGTGCTCGGGGTTATGAGTATGGCCCTGCTTTCATCCCTGCAGTGATTTGTCGCACCTTCCGGGTAGCTGGGGAGAAGTGCTTGGACCATGTATGGATTTTTGGATCATCTTTTGCACTGCTTGTTCTTGCTCAAAAACTTTCACTTTCTATGTGCAAAATTGTTACATTTGTGTAG